The Glycine soja cultivar W05 chromosome 9, ASM419377v2, whole genome shotgun sequence sequence TGCTGCAGAACTGGTTATACTCCAAGGTGTCACCGTTGTCTTTCTTAACCTCCACGACCAAAAACGACGGCGTCACGGCGTACAAATCCGCAGCAATAGCGAGTTTACCTTTTCGCCCATTTTCTTGACCCTGCAACCTCACCTTAGTCTCGCTCTTTTTCACGTCGAACTTCACCGCCTTCGCTAAATCTTCCAATCTCGAAATCACGCTACTCGCGGGGCGCGTGGTGGCGAAACGTAACTCTTTCTCCTCCCTCTTCTTCTCCTCGAACAACGGCGACAAATCGAACCCTTCCGAAAGGGAAATGATGTGAAATGCATTCATCGTAGTGGAAACTTCTTGCTCCTGATGTTTAATCTTTTCCTCCAAGTTCaattcctctcttttctttcccACCAAGTTCTTTGGCACGGGTTTCTTGAACCACGACGAGTCCATGATTTTCGAAATCGTGATTCGCGTGTTCGGGTTCGGGTCGAGGAGCTTGGTGATGAGCCTCCGTGCCTCGGAGGAAAACCACGGTGGACACTTGAAGTCACCGCGGTAAATTTTCTTGTACAAAGCCACCAAGTTTTCATCCTGGAAAGGTAAAAAACCAGCAAGAAGTACGTAGAGGATTACGCCACAAGACCAAATATCAGCCTTGGCGCCGTCGTAACCTCTTTTTCCGATGACCTCAGGCGCAACGTAGGCCGGCGTGCCACACGTAGTGTGCAGCAGGCCGTCGTGCCTGAGATGCTCGGAGAAAGTGCTGAGGCCGAAGTCAGTGACCTTGAGGTTGCCATCGTCGTCGAGGAGGAGGTTCTCCGGCTTGAGGTCGCGGTGGAAGACGCCGCGGCTGTGGCAGAAGTCCACCGCGGAGATGAGTTGTTGGAAGTAAAGTCTGGCGGTTTCCTCCCGGAGCCGGCCTCTGGCGATCTTGTTGAAGAGCTCGCCGCCGCGCACGAGCTCCATGGCGATGTAGATCTTGGACTTGCTCGCCATGACCTCGTGAAGTTGAACGATGTTCGGGTGCTTCACCATGTTCATGGCTGAGATCTCTCTCTTGATTTGTTCCATCATGCCTACCTTCACCACCTTCTCTTTTCCCACCACCTTCATCGCCACGCTCTTTCCGGTGTTTAGGTGGCGCGCGTGGTATACCTTCGCGAAGCTTCCGTGGCCTAACAGCCGCCCCAGCTCGTACTTCCCGTGGAGCAGCGTCGAGTTAATCGCGTCGCCGCTGTTGCTGTTGCTTTTCTCTcccatcattaaaataaaaaataaaaaatgaaaaacactcTACTATACTACCttctagtctttttttttttttactactagAAGTTGTGATTTTTTTGGGGTTGGGGATTGAAAGGATAAGTGGTGGATGAGATTCTTCTTTTTAGTTCACCCGTCTTCGACGTGCTTCCGGTGGCAATTTCTGCCGCCGATTCTGCGTTTGGCTTGGCCGCTTAACTCAGTTTTCTTAAGCCGAAAGCCTCTCATCTCTATTCATTCCCTGGTCCAGCCGGGACCGAAACAAACAACACTCCCCGTGGTTTTTCGCAATTATTGAATCGCACTCAgtggcttttttcttttcctctttttttttttttctctctggtTCCATGCACTCAGCCATTTATAGGCGAAACCGAAATTGCGGTTTTGGCCCTGGGATGAAATGAGCATGGACACGTGGCGTGATTGCGGAGGGGATGGGGGATTTGATCGGGAATGTTGGGATGCTGGCACGTTTCCGTGTTGGTTTCCTGTTTGTGAGGAGCACCGTGGAAATGGCAAAAAGGGTTGTTTTAGGTGTGGGGTAGGGTTGCTAATTAGTTCTTGAATGAGTGACACATGAGAGATGAAGGTTAGAAAGAGAGCGAATGTGGTAAGAATCTtatggtttttgttttgcagcaacaaaaaaaaaaaaaagatgtgagATGGTCCCCGCATGACAGCGATAACATCTACGAACCCATACTCTTTATTATTAATCAATCATCTACTAATGCTACTGATTGACCTAGCTAATGATCAAGATTCATTCTTGTAAtccaatatttttctatttattataaAGAGGATTATTACTATTTTCATTAATCGAATTGCCACACcgttttcaatttattattaatttaaaaaattatttttatttacatatcatttaaaaatatgaagatagtattaattattacttttaattatatatatatatatatatatatatatatatatatatatatatatatatatatatatatatatatatatatatatatatatctgtgtgtgtgtgtttaaataattttaattatcaataaaggAAATATGTTTATTAGCAAGTTTCATGTTATAAAAGGGGATATAACGATAAGGAGCTTATCTTTGTACTAATTTAACGAGAAGTAcatctaattaaattatataaaaactattttatttatgatatggtttactaatttaaaaagttatataactTTATGAATTAATCTTCATCATCCCTAATTAGATGAATATatgatcttgattttttttttctttttatcctctCATACGATTACTTCTATGATGTGACATTCCTttcaaaacaatattaaaagtgttattagaaatatttataagtTCAGTTTGATTCGATTTGATTTTTCGTCAAAAAGtcatttgaatcaaacttaaagAATATATGTGATTCAATTTTTTcggttttcatttaaaataaaattcgaaCCAAACCAAATtagtattttatgatttaatttagttcaattcagtttttactaaaataatatttcattaaaatttacatactttcttttcaaattttaaattaaattatattaaaaactactaataacaatttataaaacttattaatatgCTAAAACttttaccataaaaatatgtcaaattttcatgaattttaaactaaacATATCTTACAAAGTCGTCTATAAAAGATAGTGGTATacattgtaaaaatatttatacataattctacaaaaatattataaaactcTACTAATGTACACACAAAATGCATAacaataaagtaataaaaatgtTAGCATAAGTGTTGCAATTTAATTCAAATTGGTTCGGTTTCAAAAAACACAAACCGTAAATCGAATCAAACTAATCgacttgagaaaaaaaaaccatcCAAACAAATCTAAACAGAATCGGTTTTGTtcgatttttagtttttgttttggaTTTAAACTCCTCTAATTgttataaacataaaattacttAAGAAATGGTTAAAAATTTTCATAACAATTATTTGATGGTCTCCATGGTCTTCATCATAGAATTTATTTCAATTGTAtgcaaaaaaaacttatgcaaGTACATTACATGATTGTTAGTATGCTCATGCTTTATCTTAGGTTTGAAGAAAGAGCGATGACTTTCTTTAGGGGTGTTCATGGGTCGGGTTGGTTTaggtttgagagaaaatgaaattca is a genomic window containing:
- the LOC114367867 gene encoding CBL-interacting serine/threonine-protein kinase 6-like, translated to MMGEKSNSNSGDAINSTLLHGKYELGRLLGHGSFAKVYHARHLNTGKSVAMKVVGKEKVVKVGMMEQIKREISAMNMVKHPNIVQLHEVMASKSKIYIAMELVRGGELFNKIARGRLREETARLYFQQLISAVDFCHSRGVFHRDLKPENLLLDDDGNLKVTDFGLSTFSEHLRHDGLLHTTCGTPAYVAPEVIGKRGYDGAKADIWSCGVILYVLLAGFLPFQDENLVALYKKIYRGDFKCPPWFSSEARRLITKLLDPNPNTRITISKIMDSSWFKKPVPKNLVGKKREELNLEEKIKHQEQEVSTTMNAFHIISLSEGFDLSPLFEEKKREEKELRFATTRPASSVISRLEDLAKAVKFDVKKSETKVRLQGQENGRKGKLAIAADLYAVTPSFLVVEVKKDNGDTLEYNQFCSKELRPALKDIVWRTSPAENPTLA